A genomic segment from Nocardia cyriacigeorgica GUH-2 encodes:
- a CDS encoding peroxynitrite isomerase: MVEPQPPVAPHPDIALLAPLLGTWRGNGHGEYPTIEPFDYLEEIHFGHIGRPFLTYRQRTRAADDNRPLHAETGYLRCPRPDRVELILAHPTGITEICEGTLSITSDEIRIEFESTNIGLSTTAKRVTALGRSIRQSGDVIDYTLRMAAVGEPLQHHLAATLRRA; the protein is encoded by the coding sequence GTGGTCGAACCCCAGCCGCCCGTCGCGCCCCATCCCGATATCGCCCTGCTGGCCCCACTGCTGGGGACCTGGCGCGGCAACGGACACGGTGAGTACCCGACGATCGAGCCGTTCGACTATCTCGAGGAAATCCACTTCGGCCATATCGGCCGGCCATTCCTGACCTATCGGCAACGCACCCGCGCCGCCGACGACAACCGCCCGCTACACGCCGAGACCGGATACCTGCGCTGCCCGCGCCCGGACCGGGTCGAGCTGATCCTGGCGCATCCGACCGGGATCACCGAAATCTGCGAGGGCACGCTGTCGATCACCTCCGACGAGATTCGCATCGAATTCGAATCGACGAATATCGGGCTCAGCACCACCGCGAAAAGGGTGACCGCGCTCGGCCGCTCCATTCGGCAATCCGGCGACGTCATCGACTACACCCTGCGCATGGCGGCGGTGGGCGAACCGCTGCAACATCATCTGGCAGCCACTTTGCGTCGCGCATGA
- the rlmN gene encoding 23S rRNA (adenine(2503)-C(2))-methyltransferase RlmN has protein sequence MTVSLPLVFDAPRRGMPPRHLADLDADGRRAAMAELGLPAFRADQIARQYYGRLQADPEQMTDLPAPLRAKVAEALFPPLLTPVKHVACDDGDTRKTLWRAGDGTLLESVLMRYPDRATLCISSQAGCGMACPFCATGQGGLNRNLSTAEIVDQVRAAAAALRDGEVHGGPGRLSNIVFMGMGEPLANYKRVVNAVRRITSPAPDGLGISQRNVVVSTVGLAPAIRKLADEGLSVTLAVSLHTPDDELRDTLVPVNNRWPVAEVLDAARYYADKTGRRVSVEYALIRDINDHPWRADMLGEKLHKALGSRVHVNVIPLNPTPGSKWDASPKPVEQEFVRRVNAKGVPCTVRDTRGQEIAAACGQLAAEG, from the coding sequence ATGACCGTCTCCCTGCCCCTGGTTTTCGATGCCCCGCGCCGTGGAATGCCGCCGCGCCACCTGGCCGATCTGGACGCCGACGGCCGCCGCGCCGCGATGGCCGAACTCGGGCTGCCCGCTTTCCGCGCCGACCAGATCGCGCGCCAGTACTACGGGCGCCTGCAGGCCGACCCGGAGCAGATGACCGACCTGCCCGCGCCGCTGCGCGCGAAGGTCGCCGAGGCGTTGTTCCCGCCGCTGCTGACGCCGGTCAAGCATGTGGCCTGCGATGACGGCGACACCCGCAAGACGCTGTGGCGCGCCGGCGACGGCACCCTGCTGGAGAGCGTGCTCATGCGCTACCCGGACCGCGCCACGCTGTGCATCTCCAGCCAGGCGGGCTGCGGCATGGCCTGCCCGTTCTGCGCGACCGGTCAGGGCGGGCTCAACCGCAACCTGTCGACCGCCGAGATCGTCGACCAGGTGCGGGCCGCGGCCGCCGCGTTGCGCGACGGTGAGGTGCACGGCGGTCCGGGCCGGTTGTCCAACATCGTCTTCATGGGTATGGGCGAGCCGCTGGCCAACTACAAGCGAGTGGTGAACGCGGTGCGGCGGATCACCTCGCCCGCGCCGGACGGGCTGGGCATCTCCCAGCGCAATGTGGTGGTGTCGACGGTCGGGCTGGCGCCCGCCATTCGCAAGCTGGCCGATGAGGGTCTGTCGGTGACGCTCGCGGTCTCGCTGCACACCCCCGACGACGAGTTGCGGGACACGCTGGTGCCGGTGAACAACCGCTGGCCGGTCGCCGAGGTGCTCGACGCCGCCCGCTACTACGCCGACAAGACCGGCCGCCGAGTGTCGGTGGAGTACGCGCTGATTCGCGATATCAACGATCACCCGTGGCGGGCGGACATGCTGGGGGAGAAGCTGCACAAGGCGCTCGGCTCCCGCGTGCACGTCAACGTGATTCCGCTGAACCCGACTCCGGGCAGCAAGTGGGATGCCAGCCCGAAGCCGGTGGAGCAGGAATTCGTGCGCCGCGTCAACGCCAAGGGCGTGCCCTGCACGGTGCGCGATACCCGCGGTCAGGAGATCGCGGCGGCCTGTGGTCAGTTGGCGGCCGAAGGCTGA
- the dxr gene encoding 1-deoxy-D-xylulose-5-phosphate reductoisomerase, whose translation MSDVVRVLLLGSTGSIGTQALEVIAANPGKFEVVGLAARGGNADLLAAQMAATGTTNVAVADPAAAQRLGIELGGPGAVTELVRRTEADVVLNALVGSLGLEPTLATLQSGARLALANKESLVAGGSLVTRAAAPGQIVPVDSEHSALAQCLRGGRAEEVDRLILTASGGPFRGWSTEMLEAVNPAEAKTHPTWSMGPMNTLNSASLVNKGLELIETHLLFGIPYDRIDVTVHPQSIVHSMVTFTDGSTLAQASPPDMKLPIALALGWPDRVPGAAAACDFSTATTWEFEPVDNEVFPAVELARQAGTAGGCVTAVYNAANEVAVQAFLDGVIRFPEIVRTVGLAVAAADDWRAEPTSLEEVLAADTWAREYARKLVLS comes from the coding sequence GTGTCCGACGTCGTAAGAGTTCTCCTGCTCGGCAGCACCGGTTCCATCGGAACCCAGGCGCTGGAGGTGATCGCCGCCAACCCCGGCAAGTTCGAGGTGGTCGGCTTGGCCGCGCGTGGCGGTAACGCCGATCTGCTCGCCGCGCAGATGGCGGCCACCGGTACCACGAATGTGGCGGTCGCCGATCCGGCCGCGGCCCAGCGGCTCGGGATCGAACTCGGCGGGCCCGGTGCGGTGACCGAGCTGGTGCGCCGCACCGAGGCCGATGTGGTGCTGAACGCGCTGGTCGGTTCGCTGGGCCTGGAACCGACGCTGGCCACCCTGCAATCGGGTGCGCGACTTGCCTTGGCCAACAAGGAATCCCTGGTGGCGGGTGGCTCGCTGGTGACGAGGGCCGCGGCGCCCGGGCAGATTGTTCCGGTGGATTCGGAGCATTCGGCGCTGGCGCAATGCCTGCGTGGCGGCCGTGCCGAGGAGGTGGACCGGCTCATCCTCACCGCCTCCGGCGGGCCGTTCCGTGGCTGGAGCACCGAGATGCTGGAGGCGGTGAATCCGGCCGAGGCGAAAACCCATCCCACCTGGTCGATGGGCCCGATGAACACGCTCAATTCGGCGTCGCTGGTGAACAAGGGCCTCGAGCTGATCGAAACCCATCTGCTGTTCGGCATTCCCTACGACCGCATCGACGTCACCGTGCATCCGCAGTCGATCGTGCACTCCATGGTCACCTTCACCGACGGTTCGACCCTGGCCCAAGCCAGCCCGCCCGATATGAAGCTGCCGATCGCGCTGGCGCTCGGCTGGCCCGACCGGGTGCCCGGCGCGGCCGCGGCCTGTGACTTCTCCACCGCCACCACCTGGGAATTCGAGCCGGTGGACAACGAGGTCTTCCCCGCGGTCGAGCTGGCCCGGCAGGCCGGTACCGCGGGCGGCTGCGTGACCGCGGTGTACAACGCGGCCAACGAGGTCGCGGTGCAGGCCTTCCTGGACGGCGTGATCCGGTTCCCGGAGATCGTGCGCACCGTCGGCCTGGCCGTCGCCGCTGCCGACGACTGGCGCGCCGAACCGACCAGCCTGGAGGAAGTGCTCGCCGCCGACACCTGGGCCCGTGAGTACGCGCGGAAGCTGGTGCTGAGCTAG
- a CDS encoding TIGR03118 family protein, which yields MLYGHRADSGKWRSRTNLLRVSALGAAVVVAAACSQADSGSEEIALDGNRYVVTALASADDGAHAAVTVSELVNAWGFADRAGGHFLVGAGGKAFGFLGDVRKAAKPELRTLSQDGFVAMTVPGADSDTSDKSAGTVTGVVANPAPPNSDAFVVRDQPVPFEGVPPLLLTGSARNIIATDSGRLAAWTDVAPDGAVIRHDGPANLVFDGSAQQMAFYGIALAPSGDKLLAADFGAEPQVRTFDKNWQLVATSGFANPFATGEAVDADKPELGRKAVPGDPAPFNITTIGDRVFVSYAVTRPDSDDAEKFAAGERAVADADAESAAAGKPGKGKVAEFAADGSLVRILDDGGRLNAPWAVTVTPSTFGPLSGKLLIGNTAGAGHILAYDDTTGEFVDYVRDTAGAPLSVPGLRGLEFGDGAALGDADALYLTAAPTPKTAHFSSIRLK from the coding sequence ATGCTGTACGGACACCGGGCCGATTCCGGTAAGTGGCGCTCGCGCACGAACCTGCTGCGGGTGTCGGCACTCGGCGCCGCGGTCGTGGTCGCCGCGGCCTGCTCGCAGGCCGATTCCGGGAGCGAGGAGATCGCGCTGGACGGTAACCGGTACGTCGTCACCGCGCTGGCCTCGGCCGACGACGGCGCGCACGCCGCGGTCACCGTGTCCGAGCTGGTGAACGCGTGGGGCTTCGCCGATCGCGCGGGCGGCCACTTCCTCGTCGGCGCCGGCGGCAAGGCCTTCGGTTTCCTCGGCGATGTGCGCAAGGCGGCGAAACCGGAGCTGCGCACGCTGTCCCAGGACGGATTCGTGGCCATGACCGTGCCCGGCGCCGACTCCGATACCTCGGACAAGAGCGCGGGGACCGTCACCGGTGTGGTGGCGAATCCGGCGCCGCCGAACTCCGACGCGTTCGTGGTGCGCGACCAGCCCGTGCCGTTCGAAGGGGTGCCGCCGCTGCTGCTGACCGGTTCGGCGCGCAACATCATCGCCACCGATTCGGGCCGGCTCGCCGCCTGGACCGATGTGGCGCCCGACGGTGCCGTCATTCGTCACGATGGCCCGGCCAATCTGGTCTTCGACGGCTCAGCGCAGCAGATGGCGTTCTACGGCATCGCGCTGGCGCCGTCCGGTGACAAACTGCTGGCCGCCGATTTCGGGGCCGAACCGCAGGTGCGCACCTTCGACAAGAACTGGCAGCTGGTGGCCACCTCCGGGTTCGCCAATCCGTTCGCCACCGGCGAGGCCGTCGACGCGGACAAGCCCGAACTCGGCCGCAAGGCGGTTCCGGGCGATCCCGCGCCGTTCAATATCACCACCATCGGTGACCGGGTGTTCGTCTCCTACGCGGTGACCAGGCCCGATTCCGATGACGCCGAGAAGTTCGCGGCGGGCGAGCGCGCGGTGGCCGACGCGGACGCCGAAAGCGCCGCCGCGGGCAAGCCGGGCAAGGGCAAGGTCGCCGAGTTCGCCGCCGACGGCTCGCTGGTGCGCATCCTCGACGACGGCGGCAGGCTCAACGCGCCGTGGGCGGTGACGGTGACCCCGTCCACCTTCGGCCCGCTCAGCGGCAAATTGCTGATCGGCAACACCGCGGGCGCCGGGCACATCCTCGCCTACGACGACACCACCGGCGAGTTCGTCGACTATGTCCGCGATACCGCGGGTGCGCCACTGTCGGTGCCGGGCCTGCGTGGACTCGAATTCGGTGACGGTGCCGCACTCGGTGACGCCGACGCGCTCTACCTGACCGCCGCGCCGACGCCGAAGACCGCGCACTTCTCCAGCATTCGCCTCAAGTGA
- a CDS encoding DUF2631 domain-containing protein, translating to MAATELETTTSDRAVTTVDPAEVPSAAWGWSGESRRAFRIAGWIVVLALLAMLFEGPQGASSGTGNVGYIFLIASALGLAFILIRDSVLRRKPR from the coding sequence GTGGCCGCCACGGAACTCGAAACCACCACCAGTGACCGCGCCGTCACCACTGTGGATCCCGCTGAGGTTCCGTCGGCCGCATGGGGTTGGAGCGGCGAGTCCCGGCGCGCCTTCCGGATCGCGGGCTGGATCGTCGTGCTCGCGCTGCTGGCCATGCTGTTCGAGGGCCCGCAGGGTGCGTCCTCGGGTACCGGCAACGTCGGCTACATCTTCCTCATCGCCTCGGCCCTCGGCCTGGCTTTCATCCTCATCCGCGACAGCGTCCTGCGCCGCAAGCCGCGCTAG
- a CDS encoding SDR family oxidoreductase, translated as MGESEGQARRTVVITGASRGIGAETARVLAAGGDHVVINYREKRKRADTLAAEIIAAGGAASTVGADICDEASAQAMIEEVVRQHGQLDVLVLNASGGLERGAAPDYPMRINRDAQQRLVRLALPQMPAGSRIVFVTSHQAHFHGRKPVPADYEPIAASKRAGEDALRAMIPELAEHGVRLLVVSGDMIDGTIIVRLLERRDPGAVTARRDQAELPTIAEFAAAVAAAASSTAESGTTTYVGGPDYLAERESA; from the coding sequence GTGGGCGAATCCGAGGGGCAAGCGAGGCGCACAGTCGTGATCACGGGCGCGTCCCGGGGGATCGGCGCCGAGACCGCCCGGGTGCTGGCGGCCGGTGGCGATCACGTCGTCATCAACTACCGCGAGAAGCGCAAACGGGCCGACACCCTCGCCGCCGAGATCATCGCCGCCGGCGGTGCGGCCTCGACCGTGGGCGCCGATATCTGCGACGAAGCCTCCGCCCAGGCGATGATCGAGGAGGTCGTGCGGCAGCACGGGCAGCTGGATGTGCTGGTGCTCAACGCCTCCGGCGGCCTCGAGCGCGGGGCGGCGCCGGATTATCCGATGCGCATCAATCGGGACGCGCAACAGCGTCTGGTGCGGCTGGCCCTGCCGCAGATGCCCGCCGGTTCCCGGATCGTGTTCGTCACCAGTCATCAAGCGCATTTCCACGGGCGCAAACCGGTTCCGGCCGACTACGAGCCGATCGCGGCCAGCAAGCGGGCCGGGGAGGACGCGCTGCGGGCGATGATCCCGGAGCTCGCCGAGCATGGAGTCCGGCTGCTGGTGGTGTCGGGGGACATGATCGACGGCACCATTATCGTGCGGCTGCTGGAGCGGCGCGATCCCGGTGCGGTGACGGCGCGCCGCGATCAGGCCGAGCTGCCGACGATCGCGGAGTTCGCGGCGGCGGTCGCGGCGGCGGCGTCGAGCACCGCGGAATCCGGGACCACCACCTATGTTGGCGGCCCGGACTACCTGGCCGAGCGCGAATCCGCCTGA
- the ispG gene encoding flavodoxin-dependent (E)-4-hydroxy-3-methylbut-2-enyl-diphosphate synthase, giving the protein MTSTIGLGMPTAPAAVLAPRRKTRQLMVGNVGVGSDHPISVQSMTTTKTHDVNATLQQIAELTASGCDIVRVACPRQEDADALATIARKSQIPVIADIHFQPRYIFAAIDAGCAAVRVNPGNIKEFDGRVKEVAKAAGDAGIPIRIGVNAGSLDKRMLEKYGKATPEALVESALWEASLFEEHGFGDIKISVKHNDPVIMVEAYRQLAAQCDYPLHLGVTEAGPAFQGTIKSAVAFGALLSEGIGDTIRVSLSAPPAEEIKVGGQILQSLNLRPRKLEIVSCPSCGRAQVDVYTLANEVTAGLEGMEVPLRVAVMGCVVNGPGEAREADLGVASGNGKGQIFVKGEVIKTVPEAQIVETLIEEAMRIAEEMGEDVGAGEPVVTVG; this is encoded by the coding sequence GTGACCAGCACAATCGGATTGGGGATGCCGACCGCGCCCGCGGCCGTGCTGGCTCCCCGCCGCAAGACCCGTCAGCTGATGGTGGGCAACGTCGGTGTGGGTAGCGATCACCCGATCTCGGTGCAGTCGATGACGACCACCAAGACCCACGACGTCAACGCGACGTTGCAGCAGATCGCCGAGCTGACCGCGTCCGGCTGCGACATCGTGCGGGTGGCCTGTCCGCGTCAGGAAGACGCCGACGCCCTGGCCACCATCGCCCGCAAGTCGCAGATCCCGGTGATCGCCGACATCCACTTCCAGCCGCGCTACATCTTCGCCGCGATCGACGCCGGATGCGCCGCGGTGCGAGTGAACCCGGGCAATATCAAGGAATTCGACGGCCGCGTCAAGGAGGTCGCCAAGGCGGCCGGTGACGCGGGCATCCCGATCCGCATCGGCGTCAACGCCGGTTCGCTGGACAAGCGGATGCTGGAGAAGTACGGCAAGGCCACCCCCGAGGCGCTGGTCGAATCCGCGCTGTGGGAGGCGAGCCTGTTCGAGGAACACGGCTTCGGCGATATCAAGATCTCGGTCAAGCACAACGACCCGGTGATCATGGTGGAGGCCTACCGGCAGCTGGCCGCCCAGTGCGATTACCCGCTGCACCTGGGCGTCACCGAGGCAGGCCCGGCCTTCCAGGGCACCATCAAGTCCGCGGTGGCCTTCGGCGCGCTGCTCAGCGAGGGCATCGGCGACACCATCCGGGTGTCGCTGTCGGCGCCGCCGGCCGAGGAGATCAAGGTCGGCGGGCAGATCCTGCAATCGCTGAACCTGCGCCCACGCAAGCTCGAGATCGTCTCCTGCCCGTCCTGCGGGCGCGCCCAGGTCGACGTGTACACCCTCGCCAACGAGGTGACCGCCGGACTGGAGGGCATGGAGGTTCCGCTGCGGGTGGCCGTGATGGGCTGCGTCGTCAACGGTCCGGGCGAGGCGCGCGAAGCCGATCTCGGGGTGGCCTCCGGTAACGGCAAGGGCCAGATCTTCGTCAAGGGTGAGGTCATCAAGACCGTTCCGGAAGCGCAGATCGTGGAGACCCTGATCGAAGAGGCCATGCGCATCGCCGAGGAGATGGGCGAGGATGTCGGCGCTGGGGAACCGGTCGTCACCGTCGGCTGA
- a CDS encoding M50 family metallopeptidase → MVFAFGFALFALGITISIALHECGHMWAAQATGMKVRRYFIGFGPRIFSFRRGETEYGLKALPLGGFCDIAGMTALDELEPEELDRAMYRQATWKRLVVMFGGIAMNFLLGYVLVVVLAVGWGLPNFNQPPATALGDMSCVAPQKPDGTLAECTGTGPAQRAGLQRGDVVKAVNGVEVDTWREFQTETQNQTGPFTYTIERDGEILTIPVTPERVIRYPSDGGPGREVSAVGVGSDYYGPVQYNVLAAIPAAGAFTGDMFVRTFESLAKMPAKVADLWTAVTGGERDPETPVSVYGASKIGGETAERGLWGLFILVLASLNFFLGAFNLLPLLPLDGGHIAVVLYEKLRNTVRSWKGLAPGAPVDYLKLLPVTYVAVVIGGAYMVLTLVADIVNPIELFP, encoded by the coding sequence ATGGTGTTCGCGTTCGGTTTCGCGCTGTTCGCCCTCGGCATCACGATCTCGATCGCACTGCACGAGTGCGGGCATATGTGGGCCGCGCAGGCGACCGGGATGAAGGTGCGCCGCTACTTCATCGGCTTCGGTCCGCGCATCTTCTCCTTCCGGCGCGGTGAAACCGAGTACGGCCTCAAGGCGCTGCCGCTGGGCGGTTTCTGCGATATCGCGGGCATGACCGCCCTCGACGAACTCGAGCCCGAGGAACTGGACCGGGCGATGTATCGCCAGGCCACCTGGAAGCGGCTGGTCGTCATGTTCGGCGGCATCGCGATGAACTTCCTGCTCGGGTACGTGCTGGTGGTGGTGCTGGCCGTCGGCTGGGGCCTGCCGAACTTCAACCAGCCGCCGGCCACCGCGCTCGGCGACATGAGCTGTGTGGCCCCGCAGAAGCCGGACGGCACGCTCGCCGAATGCACCGGCACCGGCCCCGCCCAGCGCGCCGGCCTCCAGCGCGGTGACGTGGTGAAGGCCGTCAACGGCGTGGAGGTCGACACCTGGCGCGAATTCCAGACCGAGACCCAGAACCAGACCGGGCCGTTCACCTACACCATCGAACGCGACGGCGAGATCCTGACCATCCCGGTCACCCCCGAACGCGTCATCCGCTACCCCTCCGACGGCGGGCCGGGGCGCGAGGTGAGCGCGGTCGGTGTCGGCTCCGACTACTACGGGCCCGTCCAGTACAACGTGCTGGCCGCGATCCCGGCGGCGGGCGCGTTCACCGGCGATATGTTCGTGCGCACCTTCGAGTCGCTGGCCAAGATGCCGGCCAAGGTGGCCGATTTGTGGACCGCGGTCACCGGCGGCGAACGCGACCCGGAAACCCCGGTCAGCGTGTACGGCGCGAGCAAGATCGGTGGCGAGACCGCCGAGCGCGGGCTGTGGGGCCTGTTCATCCTGGTGCTGGCCAGCCTGAACTTCTTCCTCGGCGCGTTCAACCTGCTGCCGCTGCTGCCGCTGGACGGCGGGCATATCGCGGTGGTGCTGTACGAGAAGCTGCGCAACACCGTCCGTAGCTGGAAGGGGCTGGCACCGGGGGCGCCGGTCGACTATCTGAAGTTGCTGCCGGTGACCTATGTGGCGGTGGTGATCGGTGGGGCGTACATGGTGCTGACGCTGGTCGCCGACATCGTCAACCCGATCGAACTGTTCCCCTGA
- a CDS encoding penicillin-binding transpeptidase domain-containing protein, with product MSIRVFLLLAVAALAVAASGCTAGPQGPADAAEAFVSAFAGQEFDAAAERTSRPEPARQALTSAWQGLQAERLTAQTGATRVSGDTATVEYTYEWVLPKNRVWKYSGKLQMARTDGRWTVRWTSSNIHPELGDTQVMELRSEPAPRARVNEQSGSDVLVPGKVSRVIFRLADAADPGSVANALSAALVRFEKDLTAAAILQAARKAEGPYTVAKLSEYEFDQVSIELIGLPGVTLTQEWDLVPTRREFAPDLMTQVRQTVIDEVDGKAGWSVVLENANGAQVGVLTEVPAQPAPSFSLSVDRNVQNAAQHAVSLRTEQTMMVVIEPSTGAILAVAQNEAADRDGPIATIGQYPPGSVFKTVTAAAAISEGLATPDTVLPCPSQTVIGERTIPNYNLFTVGSVPMATAYERSCNTTFAKLASKLPAEALHDTAAAFGIGPVYTVAGLPTASGSVPPADDEVQRAEDGIGQGRVVVSPFAMALVAATVAHGSVPVPYLIAGRETTIDGERPSVDPQVIDGLRMMMRKVVTGGTAGRIADQGEVYGKTGEAEVDGGSHSWFVGYRGDLAFATLLVKGGSSDNAVAVTRDMFAALPPGY from the coding sequence ATGTCGATTCGCGTGTTCCTCCTGCTTGCCGTCGCCGCGCTCGCGGTCGCCGCATCCGGTTGCACGGCGGGCCCGCAGGGGCCTGCCGACGCCGCCGAGGCTTTCGTCAGCGCGTTCGCCGGCCAGGAGTTCGACGCGGCCGCCGAGCGCACCAGCCGGCCCGAACCGGCAAGGCAGGCACTGACTTCGGCGTGGCAGGGTTTGCAGGCCGAGCGCCTGACCGCGCAGACCGGCGCCACCCGCGTCAGCGGAGACACCGCGACCGTCGAGTACACCTACGAATGGGTGCTGCCGAAGAACCGGGTGTGGAAGTACTCCGGGAAGCTGCAGATGGCCCGCACCGATGGACGCTGGACGGTGCGCTGGACCTCGTCGAACATCCACCCCGAGCTCGGCGACACCCAGGTGATGGAGCTGCGTTCGGAGCCGGCTCCGCGGGCGCGGGTCAACGAGCAGTCCGGTAGCGATGTGCTGGTCCCGGGCAAGGTGTCGCGGGTGATCTTCCGCCTGGCCGACGCCGCCGATCCGGGCTCGGTGGCGAACGCGCTCTCGGCCGCGTTGGTCCGCTTCGAGAAAGATCTCACCGCCGCGGCGATCCTCCAGGCCGCGCGCAAGGCGGAGGGTCCGTACACCGTGGCCAAGCTGAGCGAATACGAATTCGACCAGGTCAGTATCGAACTCATCGGTCTGCCCGGGGTCACGCTGACCCAGGAGTGGGATCTGGTGCCCACCCGGCGCGAGTTCGCACCCGACCTGATGACGCAGGTCCGTCAGACCGTGATCGACGAGGTCGACGGCAAGGCGGGCTGGAGCGTCGTGCTGGAGAATGCCAATGGCGCGCAGGTCGGGGTGCTCACCGAGGTGCCCGCCCAACCCGCACCCTCGTTCTCACTCAGTGTCGACCGCAATGTGCAGAACGCCGCCCAGCACGCGGTCTCGCTGCGCACCGAACAGACCATGATGGTGGTGATCGAGCCGTCCACCGGCGCGATCCTGGCCGTGGCGCAGAACGAGGCGGCCGACCGCGACGGTCCGATCGCGACCATCGGCCAGTACCCGCCCGGTTCGGTGTTCAAGACCGTCACCGCGGCGGCGGCCATCAGCGAGGGCCTGGCCACGCCCGACACCGTGCTGCCGTGCCCGAGCCAGACCGTAATCGGCGAACGCACCATCCCCAACTACAACCTCTTCACCGTGGGCAGCGTGCCGATGGCCACCGCCTACGAGCGGTCCTGCAACACCACTTTCGCGAAGCTGGCCAGTAAGTTGCCGGCCGAGGCGCTGCACGACACGGCGGCGGCGTTCGGGATCGGCCCGGTGTACACGGTGGCCGGACTGCCGACGGCATCCGGGTCGGTGCCGCCGGCCGACGACGAGGTCCAGCGCGCCGAGGACGGAATCGGGCAGGGCCGGGTCGTGGTCAGCCCCTTCGCGATGGCGCTGGTCGCGGCCACCGTGGCCCATGGGTCGGTCCCGGTGCCGTATCTGATCGCGGGCCGGGAGACCACGATCGACGGCGAACGGCCGTCGGTGGACCCGCAGGTGATCGACGGGCTGCGGATGATGATGCGCAAGGTGGTCACCGGCGGCACCGCGGGTCGCATCGCCGACCAGGGCGAGGTGTACGGCAAGACCGGCGAAGCCGAGGTCGATGGCGGCTCACATTCGTGGTTCGTGGGTTATCGCGGCGATCTCGCGTTCGCCACCCTGCTGGTCAAGGGCGGCAGCTCCGATAACGCGGTGGCCGTTACCCGGGATATGTTCGCGGCGCTTCCGCCGGGGTACTGA
- a CDS encoding GNAT family N-acetyltransferase gives MRSLLEPTRRAKNPPARQLAKRDLAQVLRVLDADPVACCMVAARLQEFGIDTSGGQGELWSRGGPAESLCFSGVNLVPLLGDQEALRAFADRALRWPRICSSVVGRQELALPLWEMLAEQWGPARELRADQPLLALDEPAAPTPDPQVRRVRLDELDRYLQAAIAMFIEEVGVDPRAGDGGRGYRRRVAGLIESGRAWARFEDGRVVYKAEVGSLSRRTGQIQGVWVHPDRRGNGLGTAGTAAVANAVIASGRTASLYVNDYNEIARKAYRRVGFRQIATFTTVLLD, from the coding sequence GTGCGGAGTCTGCTGGAGCCGACGCGACGCGCGAAGAATCCTCCCGCGCGTCAGCTCGCCAAGCGGGACCTGGCGCAGGTCCTGCGAGTGCTGGATGCCGATCCGGTGGCCTGCTGTATGGTCGCGGCCCGATTGCAGGAATTCGGCATCGATACCAGCGGCGGGCAGGGCGAACTGTGGAGTCGCGGCGGGCCCGCCGAATCGTTGTGCTTCTCCGGGGTCAATCTGGTCCCGCTGCTCGGTGATCAGGAGGCGCTGCGCGCCTTCGCCGACCGTGCCCTGCGCTGGCCCCGCATCTGCTCCTCGGTCGTCGGCAGGCAAGAGCTGGCCTTGCCGCTGTGGGAGATGCTGGCCGAGCAGTGGGGCCCGGCCCGGGAACTGCGGGCCGACCAGCCGCTGCTCGCGCTGGACGAGCCGGCCGCGCCCACACCCGATCCGCAGGTGCGCCGGGTGCGGTTGGACGAACTCGACCGCTATCTCCAGGCCGCCATCGCCATGTTCATCGAAGAGGTCGGCGTCGACCCGCGTGCCGGTGACGGCGGGCGCGGCTACCGGCGCCGGGTGGCGGGCCTGATCGAATCGGGCCGGGCCTGGGCCAGGTTCGAGGACGGCCGCGTGGTGTACAAGGCCGAGGTGGGTTCGCTGTCGCGGCGTACCGGCCAGATCCAGGGCGTGTGGGTGCATCCGGATCGGCGCGGTAACGGCCTCGGCACCGCCGGAACCGCGGCCGTCGCCAATGCGGTGATCGCCTCCGGGCGCACTGCCAGCCTGTATGTCAACGACTACAACGAGATCGCGCGCAAGGCCTACCGTCGGGTGGGGTTCCGCCAGATCGCCACCTTCACCACGGTGTTGCTCGACTGA
- a CDS encoding winged helix-turn-helix transcriptional regulator: MRSASEPTPPRGQHDSTHAPMLAVMDLLGQRWMLRVIWELEPGTLGFLELRRRMGNCSSSMLSTRLQQLQAAGLVIKNADKTYELTDAGVELGEALESLWSWAERRRPAVPDGTEAPSGGPLT, translated from the coding sequence ATGAGAAGCGCAAGTGAGCCGACGCCGCCACGCGGACAGCACGATTCGACCCATGCGCCGATGCTGGCCGTCATGGACCTGCTCGGTCAGCGATGGATGCTGCGGGTGATCTGGGAGTTGGAACCGGGCACGCTCGGGTTCCTGGAACTGCGCAGGCGCATGGGCAATTGCTCGTCGAGCATGTTGTCGACGCGGTTGCAGCAGTTGCAGGCCGCGGGTCTGGTGATCAAGAACGCGGACAAGACCTACGAGCTCACCGACGCGGGCGTCGAACTCGGCGAGGCCTTGGAATCGCTGTGGAGCTGGGCCGAACGCCGGCGCCCGGCAGTACCGGACGGAACCGAAGCTCCGTCCGGTGGACCGCTCACTTGA